GTACGAACAGGCCGTGGAAACCCAGAAAAAAGCTCTGGCGCTCGATCCGGGCGACAAAACCATGCACGAGCACATGACCAAGTACCAGAAAGCCGCCGGAACATAATTCTGCAAATCGCAACTTCTCTTTCGTCCGTGGTCCCCAACAGGTACGAGTGGGTTCGTTGAATGATGGGAATCTATTTCGCGGTGCCGAGTGCATAACGCGTCATAGCGAATGCTCATTTTGTGGATTATCCACTCACCCTGCGCTATGATTGCTCCATCATTCCGGTTCGGGGCAGGCAATCCTTTCAGTAGAGGGGCACGCGATGAGCACATCTTTGGGGCAAAGCGCGCCGGTTGAAGGCAGCCACGCGACTGTCACGCCGGAGAAGATCATGCAAATCGGCCTGGGGTTCTGGGCATCGAAAACGCTTTTGAGTGCAGTTGAGCTGGGGGTATTTACTTACCTTGGCAAAGGGCCGCTTACCGGCGATGAACTGGCCCAAGCGTCAGGGCTGCATCCTCGTAGTTCGCGCGATTTTCTCGATGCGCTGGTGGCGATGGGGATGCTGGACCGGCACGATGGGCGCTATTCCAACACGCATGAGTCCAACATCTTTCTCGACAAGAACAAGCCCAGCTATATCGGCGGAATGCTGGAGATGGCCAATACGCGGCTCTACGCTCATTGGGGATCACTGACGACAGGTTTGCGGACCGGTCTTCCGCAAAACGAAGTCAAGGGTGGGAACGAAAATACTTTTGACGCGCTCTATTCCGATCCCGACCGGCTGCGAACGTTTCTCAGCGCCATGACCGGAGTCAGCATCCCATCGGCCATGGCCATTGCCCGGAAATTCCCGTGGAAAAAGTATCGGACATTTGTCGACGTCGGCACGGCGCAGGGCGGGTTGCCCACACAGGTGGCCCTGGCGCATTCGCACGTCATCGGAAAAGGGTTTGACCTGCCTATCGTGCGGCCGATTTTCGAAGAATACGTGCATTCTTTTGGCCTGCAAGAGCGCCTGAGCTTCCACGCCGGCAACTTCTTTGAAGACCCGCTGCCTGACGCCGACGTCCTGGTGATGGGACACATCCTGCACGACTGGAACCTTGAAGAAAAAATGATGCTGCTCGAGAAGGCCGTGAAGGCTCTGCCCAAAGGCGGCTCTCTGATTGTCTACGAGGCCCTGATCGACGACGACCGCCGCCAGAACGCGTTCGGCCTGCTAATGAGCCTGAACAT
Above is a window of Terriglobia bacterium DNA encoding:
- a CDS encoding methyltransferase, with translation MSTSLGQSAPVEGSHATVTPEKIMQIGLGFWASKTLLSAVELGVFTYLGKGPLTGDELAQASGLHPRSSRDFLDALVAMGMLDRHDGRYSNTHESNIFLDKNKPSYIGGMLEMANTRLYAHWGSLTTGLRTGLPQNEVKGGNENTFDALYSDPDRLRTFLSAMTGVSIPSAMAIARKFPWKKYRTFVDVGTAQGGLPTQVALAHSHVIGKGFDLPIVRPIFEEYVHSFGLQERLSFHAGNFFEDPLPDADVLVMGHILHDWNLEEKMMLLEKAVKALPKGGSLIVYEALIDDDRRQNAFGLLMSLNMLIETSGGFDYTGADCSGWMKKVGFGETRVEHLVGPDSMVVGIK